One region of Salinibacter grassmerensis genomic DNA includes:
- a CDS encoding zinc ribbon domain-containing protein, with amino-acid sequence MITGILFVQAVVFAVLSGVVASNNNRDATKWSIIGFLFGLFGFIAAIAVGEAEETQPSSRQTSQSSSTSTQEFDPDDHEKKCPDCAEYIKLEARVCKHCGHEFSEEEVEQQVEERRESVKESESANGGKRDEENYKSDEYDTEEILSTHDFNGVGICEDCDYTKGYVKANNYVCPGS; translated from the coding sequence GTGATTACAGGTATTCTCTTTGTTCAGGCGGTGGTGTTCGCCGTTCTCTCTGGCGTAGTTGCCAGTAATAATAACAGAGACGCCACCAAGTGGAGCATAATTGGCTTCCTGTTCGGGCTTTTCGGGTTCATTGCGGCAATCGCCGTGGGGGAGGCGGAAGAGACACAACCTTCCAGCCGTCAGACGAGCCAGTCATCAAGCACAAGCACACAGGAGTTTGACCCTGACGACCACGAGAAGAAGTGCCCCGACTGTGCCGAATACATCAAGCTTGAGGCAAGGGTCTGCAAGCACTGCGGACACGAGTTCTCAGAAGAAGAGGTTGAACAGCAGGTGGAAGAGAGAAGAGAGAGCGTCAAAGAAAGCGAAAGTGCCAATGGAGGAAAGAGGGACGAAGAAAACTACAAGTCAGACGAATACGACACTGAAGAGATACTTTCCACACACGACTTCAATGGCGTCGGAATCTGCGAGGACTGTGATTACACAAAGGGATACGTCAAAGCGAACAATTACGTCTGCCCGGGAAGCTAA
- a CDS encoding ABC transporter permease, translating to MRRFVFEVVEGVRIAVQAIWANKMRSTLTTLGVIIGIAAVTLMATVVNGLDQEFEKALSQLGTDVLYVDQFPWGQNSDREWWRLRNRPAIQPALAQTIQERSRFTETAAPMTNTDRQVTYRGQEVEAEIMGSPPQYGRIRNVELSQGRFYTQSEERAGRQVCVIGATIATELFPAITPLGKEVKMGGVPCTVVGVQTEKGDSMFGGPGSPDERILMPFRTYDKVFGVSRRRGVNVMAKVTSPDQMDRAEEELTGIVRTARGVGPREKNNFAINDQQQVMDSFASVRIAIYGVGLFLTGLALVVGGIGVMNIMFVSVRERTKEIGIRKAVGAKRRTILFQFLVEAVIVCLIGGVLGLGLSALGAMGVSALGLTASLPAQTVGLAFAICVGVGILFGIAPAWQAATADPIDALRYE from the coding sequence ATGCGCCGTTTCGTTTTCGAAGTCGTGGAGGGGGTCCGCATTGCCGTGCAGGCGATCTGGGCCAACAAGATGCGGTCGACGCTCACCACGCTGGGCGTCATCATCGGCATTGCGGCGGTGACGCTGATGGCGACCGTCGTCAACGGGCTGGACCAGGAGTTCGAGAAGGCCCTCTCACAGCTCGGGACGGACGTGCTGTACGTGGACCAGTTTCCGTGGGGCCAAAACTCTGATCGGGAATGGTGGCGTCTCCGCAACCGCCCGGCGATCCAGCCGGCCCTGGCGCAGACCATTCAGGAGCGCTCGCGCTTTACGGAGACGGCGGCGCCGATGACGAATACGGACCGGCAGGTGACCTACCGAGGGCAAGAGGTAGAGGCCGAGATCATGGGATCGCCGCCCCAGTACGGGCGGATCCGCAACGTGGAGCTCAGTCAGGGCCGGTTCTACACGCAATCCGAAGAGCGGGCGGGGCGGCAGGTCTGCGTGATTGGGGCCACCATTGCTACGGAACTCTTCCCGGCCATTACGCCGCTCGGGAAAGAGGTCAAGATGGGGGGCGTCCCCTGCACGGTGGTGGGGGTGCAGACAGAGAAGGGCGACAGCATGTTCGGGGGGCCTGGCTCGCCGGACGAGCGCATTCTCATGCCGTTTCGCACCTACGACAAGGTTTTTGGTGTGAGTCGGCGTCGGGGCGTTAACGTCATGGCGAAGGTCACGTCTCCCGATCAAATGGACCGGGCCGAGGAGGAGCTGACCGGCATCGTGCGGACGGCCCGCGGGGTGGGGCCGCGGGAGAAGAACAATTTTGCGATCAACGACCAGCAGCAGGTCATGGACAGCTTCGCGAGTGTGCGAATCGCCATCTACGGGGTGGGGCTGTTCTTGACCGGGCTCGCGCTGGTGGTCGGCGGCATCGGTGTGATGAACATCATGTTCGTGTCGGTGCGGGAGCGAACGAAAGAAATTGGCATCCGCAAGGCGGTGGGGGCCAAGCGGCGCACCATTCTGTTTCAGTTTCTCGTGGAGGCCGTCATTGTGTGCCTGATTGGAGGGGTGCTCGGGCTTGGGCTCTCCGCCCTCGGGGCAATGGGGGTGAGTGCGCTGGGCCTCACCGCTTCCCTCCCCGCGCAGACGGTGGGGCTTGCCTT
- a CDS encoding sensor histidine kinase → MAAPATSELSALRRFTKRYLQYGTAALLGALVLIEGAGPWLVEWFRETPGPQLWGRVPFAFFTFAVGLWARLHLWALLVPAVLALFRWADVRAGLRHGVGWMLAIGVPIAVVHVAIERGIFAVATLTREGIYPNFTTSFDFRAIDPYGIGGWQLAVFLVRRMIADYFTYFIVAALCFAYEHFARSREHEAQAQALQAELAEAQLQALRMQVNPHFLFNTLNAITVLVRGGETAKAGRTLRLLSDMLRATFQGVDVQTVPLREEIDLVERYLEIEEIRFEDRLQTEIDVDPAVSEVAVPYLLLQPLVENAVRHGIAPHAEPGTVRVTARPATTHGQKGVELTVADSGPGFSDPPDVLLDESEGVGLSTTKRRLDTLYGEAHALELGSTADGGARVAIRIPCSPRDTLFPSETQREAPAAPAPSAQP, encoded by the coding sequence ATGGCCGCGCCGGCCACCTCGGAGCTATCCGCCCTTCGCCGGTTCACGAAGCGCTACCTGCAGTACGGCACCGCGGCGCTTCTGGGGGCCCTCGTTCTTATCGAAGGGGCCGGGCCCTGGCTCGTCGAGTGGTTCCGAGAAACCCCGGGCCCACAACTGTGGGGGCGCGTGCCGTTTGCCTTCTTTACATTCGCCGTGGGGCTCTGGGCGCGCCTCCACCTCTGGGCCCTGCTCGTGCCCGCGGTGCTCGCGCTTTTCCGATGGGCCGATGTGCGGGCCGGCCTGAGGCACGGCGTGGGGTGGATGCTGGCAATTGGGGTGCCCATCGCCGTCGTCCACGTGGCCATCGAACGGGGCATCTTTGCCGTCGCCACACTCACCCGCGAGGGCATCTACCCCAACTTCACGACGTCGTTTGACTTCCGGGCGATCGACCCCTACGGCATCGGAGGGTGGCAACTCGCCGTCTTTCTCGTGCGGCGCATGATCGCCGACTACTTCACGTACTTCATCGTGGCGGCACTCTGCTTCGCGTACGAGCACTTCGCCCGCTCCCGCGAGCACGAGGCCCAGGCCCAAGCCCTGCAGGCCGAGCTGGCCGAGGCCCAGTTGCAGGCGCTGCGCATGCAGGTCAACCCGCACTTTCTGTTCAACACGCTCAACGCAATCACCGTCCTGGTCCGGGGGGGCGAGACGGCAAAGGCGGGCCGCACGCTTCGCCTGCTGAGCGACATGCTGCGCGCCACCTTCCAGGGGGTAGACGTGCAGACCGTCCCGCTGCGCGAAGAGATTGACCTGGTGGAGCGCTACCTGGAAATCGAAGAGATCCGCTTCGAAGACCGACTGCAGACCGAGATTGACGTCGACCCGGCCGTGAGCGAAGTGGCGGTGCCCTACCTGCTGCTTCAGCCCCTCGTGGAGAACGCCGTCCGCCACGGCATCGCGCCTCATGCCGAGCCGGGAACGGTGCGCGTGACTGCTCGTCCGGCCACGACCCACGGCCAGAAGGGCGTCGAACTCACGGTGGCCGACAGCGGGCCGGGCTTCTCGGACCCCCCCGATGTCCTTCTGGACGAGAGCGAGGGCGTGGGCCTCTCCACGACGAAGCGCCGGCTCGACACGCTCTACGGGGAGGCACACGCCCTTGAGCTCGGATCCACTGCGGACGGCGGGGCGCGCGTGGCAATCCGGATTCCGTGTAGTCCTCGAGACACGCTTTTCCCGTCTGAGACGCAGCGGGAGGCTCCTGCAGCCCCGGCCCCGAGCGCACAGCCCTGA
- a CDS encoding DUF4339 domain-containing protein: MGSGSATGESWYWAKQGSDERNGPVSQERLEELAEARDLELEDLVWTKGMDDWKKVGSVEKLKGLFETPPPLSDSGEGEKTAADDGPPTLSQNGDGEEEVEEGHKTDYKFPVEFDVSWKGLISSNESTLVLRKKEVIFYVKNESNHEGKVCYENLEIEEINGRDVKVTAPALFIEGNSFDRTTTLTFRSESLAKKAVKIIYSVEGKKMDIGDQLDTENTDDKEKPTEAEEGDYPFWYRHPVWTGVITLFLIGTFLNAIDGSSGGSSSGIHAADSISNGTAYMSHQLRAVPTNLSGRMLSGWKQTFSDDVGKDVYYAVEDIEEKEGLDIEKIRVLLTVEKCRDSVTGNTSTNVPSGALVIDEFDEILESSDSDAFIQSLTWQAEWQTGLLSRTGDEFDECSGSFE; this comes from the coding sequence ATGGGCTCAGGTTCAGCAACAGGAGAGTCTTGGTATTGGGCGAAACAGGGCTCCGACGAGCGGAATGGTCCTGTCAGTCAAGAGCGGCTCGAAGAACTAGCTGAGGCGAGAGATTTGGAGCTTGAGGATCTTGTTTGGACGAAGGGAATGGATGATTGGAAGAAAGTTGGTTCTGTTGAGAAACTGAAAGGTCTTTTCGAGACTCCTCCCCCGCTCTCTGACAGTGGTGAGGGAGAGAAAACTGCTGCTGACGACGGACCTCCTACCCTTTCCCAAAACGGCGATGGCGAAGAAGAGGTTGAGGAGGGTCATAAAACGGACTACAAATTCCCCGTAGAGTTTGACGTAAGTTGGAAAGGTTTAATTTCAAGCAATGAGTCTACTCTCGTTTTGCGTAAAAAAGAAGTGATTTTTTACGTAAAAAACGAGTCTAACCACGAAGGAAAAGTATGTTATGAAAATTTAGAAATAGAAGAAATAAACGGAAGAGACGTTAAGGTTACGGCACCAGCCCTTTTTATTGAGGGCAACTCATTCGATAGAACAACCACCTTGACCTTCCGCTCGGAGAGTTTGGCGAAGAAGGCTGTTAAAATAATCTACAGTGTCGAGGGCAAGAAAATGGATATTGGAGATCAGTTAGATACTGAAAATACGGATGACAAAGAAAAACCAACTGAAGCTGAAGAAGGTGATTACCCTTTCTGGTACCGACATCCAGTATGGACAGGAGTTATTACATTGTTTCTTATTGGTACGTTTTTAAATGCTATAGATGGCTCATCAGGCGGCTCATCAAGTGGCATACATGCCGCAGACAGTATATCTAACGGGACAGCCTACATGTCCCACCAGCTTCGGGCGGTTCCAACAAACCTGAGTGGGCGAATGCTAAGTGGATGGAAGCAGACTTTCAGCGATGACGTCGGCAAAGATGTATACTACGCAGTAGAAGATATAGAGGAGAAAGAAGGTTTAGACATCGAAAAAATAAGAGTATTGCTCACTGTAGAGAAGTGTAGAGATTCAGTGACCGGAAATACGTCCACGAACGTACCTTCTGGTGCCCTTGTAATCGATGAATTCGACGAAATACTTGAATCCAGCGATTCAGACGCATTCATACAGAGCCTCACTTGGCAGGCTGAATGGCAAACAGGGCTTCTAAGCAGAACGGGCGATGAGTTTGATGAATGTTCTGGTTCTTTCGAGTAG
- a CDS encoding LytR/AlgR family response regulator transcription factor, which produces MSIRALIVDDEPLARTGVRQLVEPLDDVTIVGEAADGDEAVRQIEAQAPDLVFLDVQMPEMSGLEVVREVGVETMPLTIFVTAYDQYALEAFEAHALDYLLKPIEEDRFEEALERARQQLRQVEADTLNRQLRGVLREYADEDETGGIERFTVRSRDRIYFVEAEDVQWIESEGDYVALHDGEDAHLVRKTMKNLEEQLDADQFLRVHRSYIVNVEHIDELRPLDHGTYQLRMASGTPLKTSRGYSDNIDALLDATG; this is translated from the coding sequence ATGTCCATTCGTGCCCTCATCGTTGACGACGAGCCCCTCGCCCGCACGGGGGTCCGGCAGCTTGTGGAGCCCCTTGACGACGTGACCATCGTGGGGGAGGCGGCCGACGGGGACGAGGCGGTGCGTCAGATCGAGGCGCAGGCGCCCGACCTTGTATTCCTCGACGTGCAGATGCCCGAGATGAGTGGGCTGGAGGTTGTACGCGAGGTGGGAGTGGAGACGATGCCGCTCACCATTTTCGTGACGGCCTACGACCAGTATGCGCTCGAGGCCTTTGAGGCCCACGCGCTGGACTATCTGCTCAAGCCGATCGAGGAGGACCGCTTCGAGGAAGCCTTGGAGCGAGCGCGCCAACAGCTCCGTCAGGTGGAGGCGGACACACTCAATCGGCAGCTTCGGGGGGTGCTCAGAGAGTACGCGGACGAGGACGAGACGGGCGGCATCGAGCGCTTTACGGTCCGGAGCCGGGACCGCATCTATTTTGTGGAGGCCGAGGACGTGCAGTGGATCGAGTCCGAGGGCGATTACGTAGCCCTACACGACGGAGAAGATGCCCACCTGGTCCGGAAGACAATGAAGAACCTCGAAGAGCAGCTCGACGCCGATCAGTTCCTGCGTGTGCATCGCTCCTACATCGTAAACGTGGAGCACATCGACGAACTGCGCCCGCTCGACCACGGCACCTACCAGCTCCGCATGGCGAGTGGCACGCCCCTGAAGACGAGTCGGGGCTACAGCGACAACATTGACGCGCTGCTCGACGCCACGGGCTAG